The genomic region TTTAATATAATATTCTGTGTATCCTAAAAAAACACAGAAAAAAATGCTATTAGACGGGTCAGAACACCTCAACGTGCTTCGGAGTTCCGCCCGCCACTCCCGTATTTCGGTGTAGGTGGCTGAAGGAGACTGTGTTTCTCAGTATGAGTAACAGGGGCTGTCACAAGTCCTGCCCTTCAACCGGAGGTAATTGATTCTCTAATTGATTTCTATAGATTCTGCGAATGTGGTTAAAAATAGCGATGTATGTTGGTAATCGGTAGTCCGGATAACTCCACTCCCAAGGTTGGAATGTTTTGCGATAGAAGCGCAGTGTGATTTCGGCATAGATACCGTCGCTGAGGTAGATACGATGGGCATGGTCTTTTGTTGACGCAAGTACCAGTTTTGCTAAGCAGATGTAACCCGCGTCCAAATTGACGCGCCGTGCGTTTGTTTCGGCCTTTCTTACAGCAAAGGTTTGCTCAACGCTATTTGTGAACAATTTCATTTCTGCGAGCGTACCGGCATCGACCAATCTTTCAAAACTTATAAATTGTCGCTGGATGTCTGGTCCCATTTCAGTCTCGTAGTAGAGTGTGCTCGTGAAAGGCATCAATTCACTTACGTAATCAATGGCACCCAAGCGATGTGTCAGTTCTGTATAGACTGTGGGCAGGAGGTCAGGGGCGGCTGTCAGCACACCGATGATTGCTTTAACCGGCAGTGGTGTCGTGATTGCTCCCATGTTATCCTCCAAAGTCGAAAATCTATGGCATAACCTTAAAATCCACACCCTGGTCTTCGATAGCGTGAACTTCAATTTCATTGCGGCAGCGAATTACGTTTAACGTAGCAACGCTTCATTTATAACCATGAAATTCTATAAAAATTGCGATTTTTCGGGTAATCGTCATACATTATTGCATTAAATCGGGAAAAAATGTGATTTTTTTATTTTTTCTTGACATTCTGCCACATATAATGTATAATATTCTGTTATGCTATGCTACCATATTAAGACGGAAAAAGCAGTTGAGAAAGCAGGTTTTTGCAAAAGTCTATTTGTAAACCGCGTAACCACCGCAAAGTAAGTAGGGAGACTTCATTCAGTGAACAAAAAACCCAGACTTAAAAATGAGAGAATCACTTTTGCCAAAACGGAGGTTCGTACCCCACTCCCGAACCTCATAGAGACCCAAAAACTCGCCTATGATGCCTTCTTACAACGAGATGCCCCACCTAATGAACGTTCGGATACTGGCCTCCAAGCGGTGTTTAAGGAAGTATTTCACACAGGAGACAAGAGCGGCATTCGCGATTTTTCGGAGGTTAACAGTCTCGATTTTGTCAGTTACACCCTTGGTGAACCGAAATATACACTTCAAGAATGTGTTGCCCGTGGTGTAACGTATCAGGTATCCCTGACTGCGCGTATTATGCTTGTCCAACGTGAGGCTGACTCGGATGCAGATGAACCGCATGTTGTGGATATCCGAGAATCCGATGTATACCTCGGCGAAGTTCCTTTAATGACCGAAAATGGCAGTTTCATTGTCAATGGTAGCGAACGCGTGATTGTGAGTCAACTGCACCGTTCGCCGGGTGTCATTTTTCTTGAAAAGGCATTACCAACCGGACGGCGCACACCGACCGCTCAAATTATTCCTTATCGAGGGGCATGGGTCGAATTTGAGATAGACACTAAAGATCAGATTTACGTACGCATTGACAAACGCAGAAAACTGCCTGCTACTGTGCTGTTGCGCGCACTCGGTTGGGAATCAGACGCGGATATCCTGAAGCTTTACGCAAAGACGGAACGTCTTGTGCTTGCCGGATGGCAGGTTACGGATGTAGAAGGACCCGCAAAGCAAGTTAACCCTGGCGATTTGTTGGGTGCTGCGGACTTTCGACAAGCCAGTAAAGACTACCCTGATCTTGAGGTAGAGAGGTGTTATCGCGTTACAGAGGTAACCGATGCGGGCTGCCCACTGGAGGTCGAACAAGAACTTACATACAAGGAGCGGACGAACCTTCGTAGAAAATGGAAAGGCTTTGAAACTGAACTTCTTCGGCGTGTAATTGACACCCACAATAGCGGGTGTGAGATCGTTACGGGACAAGTGCTAACGAACACAGAATACGAAGAGGCGCGTGACCGTTACGGACGTGAAGCGTTCACAGCCGAACAGCTTGTGTCTCCAGATAATCAGGAATGGGTCGGTAGAGTCTGCGCTGAAGACGTTATCCATCCAGAAGCTGAAGACGTTGTCAATCCAAAAGCTGAAGACGTGCTCCTGACAGCGAATACGCTGCTCACCGAAACAGAATTGGAACGCCTCAGTGAGACGGGTGTTGAGGCACTCACAATACTGGATGAGGAAGATTGCCAGCACATCCGATTCTTACGGAATACGTTGGAACGCGACCGACAAGCCGATTATGAGGAGCCATATACTTTACAAGATGCCGCACTGCTGATGATTTTCCGCACGCTGAGACCTGGAGATCCCGCTGGTATAGAGAACGCTCGTAAACACCTTTCATGGTTGCTCTTTGACGCGCATCGATACGATTTAGGTGTCGTTGGACGATACAAACTTAATCGAAAATTCAACAAAACCTGTCAATATTTCGGTTTGTGCCCGGATGATGTGCCTGGCTGGAAACAGGATCAGAAAATTGATTATGTGCCGACTTATGGAAATGTCCCCGAAGAAACGCTCCGAACGCAACGTCGCGAAGATATTGCTGCGACTATAGCTTATCTGCTTGATGTCCATAATGGACTTAAACCGAAGGACGATCTGGATCATCTGGGTAATCGCCGTGTGCGTGTTATCGGTGAACTCCTCGAAAACCAGTTCCGAATGGGTTTGTTCCAGATTCGCAGAACCACACGTGAACGCTTAAGTACCAACAACGATATTGCGAAGGTCGTCCCGTCTTCTCTCATAAATCCGAAACCGCTGATGATGGCACTCCGAGAATTCTTTGGATCGAACCAGTTGTCGCAGTTTATGCAACAGATTAATCCCCTGGATGAACTGACGCATAAACGCCGTATATCAGCAATTGGTCCAGGTGGACTTCACCGAGATAGGGCAACGGCAGCTGTTCGGGATGTGCATCCAACACACTATGGACGCGTTTGTCCTTTGGAGACACCTGAAGGTCCGTCTATCGGTCTTATCGTTTCTTTAGCATGTTATGGACGGATAAACCCCTACGGTTTTATAGAAACGCCTTATCATGAGGTTGAAGATGGTTCAAAGGTAGGTCAAGTAAAATATCTCACAGCAGATAGCGAGGATACTGCGTATATTGCTGCGAAGCCGCCTCTAAGCGGTGCTGAACAGACCGGAAATGGTAAGGAATCGGGGTTACAAAGCCCTCCTACAGAGTATACGCTGCCAGTCCGCAGTGGTGAGGATGTTTTGTCACTTCCGATGGAAAAGGTGGACTACATCGGCGTTTCTCCGCAGCAAATCGTTGGTATTTCTGCCGCGCTGGTTCCGTTCTTGGAACACGAGGACGCGAATCGTGCCTTGATGGGTGCGAATCACCAACGTCAGGCTGTACCGCTTGTCCGTCCAGAAGCTCCGCTTGTCGGAACGGGTATGGAAGCGCCGGCGGCACTCTATTCAGGGGCACTCATTACCGCGAAGCGAGCCGGGACTGTTACGAGTGTTTCTGCCGATGAGATTCTCATATATACCGGTGAAGCCCTTCACCACCATAAGGGTGAGAATACGTTCAGCGAAATGGGCTACGATGTTTACAAACTCCAGACCTTCAAACGCAGTAATAGCGGGACCTGTATCCACCAGAAGCCTATCGTTGCAGTGGGCGACAAAGTTGAAGTCGATCAGGTTATTGTGGATGGCACCTCTACAGAAAATGGTGAACTCGCTCTTGGACGGAATGTGCTATGTGCTTATATGCCCTGGGGTGGTCACAATTATGAGGACTCTATCCTGATAAGCGAAACGCTCATCAAGGAGGATACCTTCACGTCTATCCACATTGAAGAATTTGAAGTGGAGGCACGTGAAACGAAAGTAGGTCCAGAGGAAATCACCCGCGATATTCCGAACGTTAGCGACCAGCGTCTCACACAACTTGATGAAGAGGGCATTATTCGCGTTGGAAGCGTTGTGGGGGCTGGCAGCATCCTTGTCGGAAAAATCACACCCAAAGGTGAAAGCGAGTCGGGTCCAGAAGAAAAACTTCTACGCGCGATCTTTGGCGAAAAAGTCAAAGAAGTCAGAGATGCCTCGACTTATGTGCGTCCCGGCGTTGAAGGAGTCGTCATTGACGTAAAAGTGTTCTCCCGTAAACCGGATACCACCTCCCGTCGTGGCGGTTGGTCACAAGGCGACTCAGGCTTATCAATGGCTGATAATTTGCGATATGAGTCGAAACGCAAGGAGATTGAAGAGACTTCGCGTGAGCAGATCGCTTCCATCCGTCGCCGAAAAGACGAAGAGATTCGCAAAACACTCATAGGATGCGAACTCGCTGATCCACTTTACACAAAAGCGGAATCGGGGTTGAAAACCCCTCCTACAGCTGAACTCTTTGCGAATGCTGGTGATACACTGACAGTTGAGGTTCTGGATGCCTATATTTCCGGTTTCACTGCAGATGCGTACCACCTGGTAACTGAAGATACAAACTCTGAAGCTTTTACCGCTGAAGCAGGTTATAGGGTAACGGACATCCCTGAACCGATTCCTACTATTGTGGTCCACCCTTCAAATTCTTCAACCGTGCAAGCGTACCTCAGCGAAGTGTGCCAATCGACTTTGGGCGATACAGAGCCATTCTTTCAGGAAACGGAACCTGTAGATGGACATTTAGAAGATGCTGATGTTGTGCTGCGGGGTTACGATAACAGTATAATTGCTATTGCTGTCTGTGAAGAAGTGGACGCTGAAGACGGGTATCATTCCGAACAACTGCAGGAAATGCTTACTGCAGCGGGGGCGCGATTCGGTGTATTGGTAACCAACGGTGCGTCAGAACCGGATGACTATGATTTCTATGAACTCGTAGATTTGACCGGCGACTCGCCTCCGACCGAAGACGCAGAAGCACAAGTTGCTGATCAAACTGTGTTGCAACCGTGCGCGCGTTCTGAATTTGAAACTGGCGTTACTGAACAGATTGAAGCGACAGGATGTCCGGTTGTTGAAACACAGCGACTGAATGAGGAAGAATGGGCGAACTTCAGCCAGGTTTACCCGGGTTTACAAGCGGATTTATTTTGGCAAATTAAGGGAGTTTTCAACGCTGAGTGTCCACTGACCGAAGGTCAAGAGTTGTCCGACTCCGACTATCTACGAGTCTCCAGAGATTTTCCTGCGCGTCCTATAGTAGCCGGACAGCGGCTGACCGAGGATGAACTGGCATCACTCAACCGGACGACCCAGGATTTGAAAACCGACAAAGTCTGGCACATTACCGCGGTTTTTGACCCAGCGTGTACACTGCCCGTTGGAGAATATGTTTCTGATGACGATTACCAACAAGCGCGTAAATCCTGTAGTTTGACGTTCTCAGACATCCATGTAACCGATGCCGAAGCCAGAGAACAGATTCAACGTGTTGAAGAGATGGCGCAAGGCAGGATAACCACTTATACTGAAGAAAAAGAACGTGCCCTTCAGCAGCTAGAGATGGGTGATGAACTGAAACCAGGTGTCATCAAACGCGTCAAAGTTTATGTCGCAAGTAAGCGTCCGATTTCCGTCGGGGATAAGATGGCGGGTCGTTACGGTAACAAAGGTGTTGTTGCCAAAATTTTGCCTGCTGAGGATATGCCCTATCTTCCAGATGGGACACCGGTTGAATTGGTATTGAACCCGTTAGGGGTCCCCTCTCGAATGAATGTCGGTCAAATTTTGGAAATTCATCTCGGATGGGCGTGCCATGAACTCGGTATCCGAGTGGAATCTCCTGTATTTGATGGCGCGACAGAAGAAGAAATCTTTGAAGAACTCGGTAAGACCACACTTCCCGAACGCAGTAAACAGACGGGTAAAAGTATTCTCTTTGATGGTAGAACCGGTGCGCCATTTGCACAGGAAGTAACGGTGGGTTACGTCTATTTCCTCAAGTTGAACCACCTTGTTGCCGATAAAATGCACGCTCGCTCAACGGGACCTTACTCTCTTGTTACACAGCAACCGTTAGGTGGCAAGGCGCAACACGGGGGTCAGCGACTCGGTGAGATGGAGGTCTGGGCATTGGAGGCGTATGGTGCAGCTCATACACTTCAAGAAATGCTCACACTCAAATCAGATGACGTTCTGGGCAGAAGAGAAATTTACGAGTCGGTTGTGAAAGGGTTAAACCCTGAACCGCCCGGTACACCGGAATCCTTCAAAGTCTTGGTCCGCGAGCTCCAAACCCTCGGACTTCATGTATCCCTTGATAAGGATGAGGAATAGTTTTTAATTGAGTCGCCAAGCGTTAAGGAAAAGCGTTGATGTTATCATGTTTTTTTCCAAAGTTTTGCATGCGCCGTTGTTGCATGCTACCCGCATTAGCTAAAGGTTTGAAAGCCGACCAACGGAAGGCTTGGGCTTGAAACAAGAACGTTCCCGCCAAACCTTTCTGAACAACCGCAAGGAAAAATAAAAAGATGAACACGGCATTTGACAGCATCTCCATAAAGATAGCCTCGCCTGATCAGATTAAAGATGAATCGAAGAAGACCAGTTGCAAACGTCGGAATCCCGCCCAAGGGGCGGATGAACCTTTTATCTGTCCCGAGAAAGGGACATGTAGTTGCGGCGAGGTCAAGAAGGCAGAGACTATTAACTACCGCTCCTTCCGTCCTGAACCGGAAGGTCTCTTCTGTGAGGCTATCTTTGGCCCCCAAAAGGACTGGGAATGTAACTGTGGTAAGTATAAACGGATTAAACATAAGGGGATGATATGTGACCGTTGTGGTGTTGAAGTCACACAACAACGCGTTCGCAGAGATCGACTCGGATATATCCAACTTGCCGCGCCTGTATCTCATATATGGTACTTCAAAGGAATTCCTTCTCGCATCGGCACTCTTTGTGAACTCTCTTCACGTGATGTTGAGCGCGTGCTCTATTTTGAAGGGTTTATCGTCGTTGAAGTGACTGACCCAGAGTGTCCGCTTGAACGTGGACAGGTCTTAACCGAGATCGAGTACATAGAACACAGCAATAAGTACTGGGGCGGATTTCGGGCTGGCACTGGTGCAGAAGTTATTCGCGAATTACTGAGTGATATTGACCTTGAGGCGGAGATAGAAAAATTAACCAAAGACTTGAACGAAACGACGAGTCATCAGAAGAAGCTCAAGATCGCCAAGCAACTGAAACAGATGGCTGATTTTGCAGAAATCGGGCAGCGACCGGAATGGATGATTTTGGATGTTATTCCTGTCATCCCGCCGGATTTACGTCCGCTTGTCCCTCTTGAAGGTGGACGCTTCGCTACCAGCGACCTGAACGATCTGTATCGCCGTGTTATTAATCGGAACAACCGATTACGTAAATTGATACAACTCCGATCTCCAGAAGTCATCCTCCGTAACGAGAAACGGATGTTACAGGAAGCGGTCGACGCATTCTTCGACAACGGACGGCACGGTAGGCGTGTCACTGGACCAGGGAACCGTCCGCTCAAATCCCTTGCTGACGTTCTCAAAGGTAAGATTGGAAGGTTCCGTCAGAATCTGCTTGGTAAGCGGGTTGACTACTCTGGACGTAGCGTCATCGTTGTCGGACCTGAATTGGGGTTGCATCAGTGTGGAATCCCCAAACGCATGGCTGTCGAATTGTTTAAG from Candidatus Poribacteria bacterium harbors:
- a CDS encoding DUF4416 family protein, which produces MKLKFTLSKTRVWILRLCHRFSTLEDNMGAITTPLPVKAIIGVLTAAPDLLPTVYTELTHRLGAIDYVSELMPFTSTLYYETEMGPDIQRQFISFERLVDAGTLAEMKLFTNSVEQTFAVRKAETNARRVNLDAGYICLAKLVLASTKDHAHRIYLSDGIYAEITLRFYRKTFQPWEWSYPDYRLPTYIAIFNHIRRIYRNQLENQLPPVEGQDL
- the rpoB gene encoding DNA-directed RNA polymerase subunit beta, translated to MNKKPRLKNERITFAKTEVRTPLPNLIETQKLAYDAFLQRDAPPNERSDTGLQAVFKEVFHTGDKSGIRDFSEVNSLDFVSYTLGEPKYTLQECVARGVTYQVSLTARIMLVQREADSDADEPHVVDIRESDVYLGEVPLMTENGSFIVNGSERVIVSQLHRSPGVIFLEKALPTGRRTPTAQIIPYRGAWVEFEIDTKDQIYVRIDKRRKLPATVLLRALGWESDADILKLYAKTERLVLAGWQVTDVEGPAKQVNPGDLLGAADFRQASKDYPDLEVERCYRVTEVTDAGCPLEVEQELTYKERTNLRRKWKGFETELLRRVIDTHNSGCEIVTGQVLTNTEYEEARDRYGREAFTAEQLVSPDNQEWVGRVCAEDVIHPEAEDVVNPKAEDVLLTANTLLTETELERLSETGVEALTILDEEDCQHIRFLRNTLERDRQADYEEPYTLQDAALLMIFRTLRPGDPAGIENARKHLSWLLFDAHRYDLGVVGRYKLNRKFNKTCQYFGLCPDDVPGWKQDQKIDYVPTYGNVPEETLRTQRREDIAATIAYLLDVHNGLKPKDDLDHLGNRRVRVIGELLENQFRMGLFQIRRTTRERLSTNNDIAKVVPSSLINPKPLMMALREFFGSNQLSQFMQQINPLDELTHKRRISAIGPGGLHRDRATAAVRDVHPTHYGRVCPLETPEGPSIGLIVSLACYGRINPYGFIETPYHEVEDGSKVGQVKYLTADSEDTAYIAAKPPLSGAEQTGNGKESGLQSPPTEYTLPVRSGEDVLSLPMEKVDYIGVSPQQIVGISAALVPFLEHEDANRALMGANHQRQAVPLVRPEAPLVGTGMEAPAALYSGALITAKRAGTVTSVSADEILIYTGEALHHHKGENTFSEMGYDVYKLQTFKRSNSGTCIHQKPIVAVGDKVEVDQVIVDGTSTENGELALGRNVLCAYMPWGGHNYEDSILISETLIKEDTFTSIHIEEFEVEARETKVGPEEITRDIPNVSDQRLTQLDEEGIIRVGSVVGAGSILVGKITPKGESESGPEEKLLRAIFGEKVKEVRDASTYVRPGVEGVVIDVKVFSRKPDTTSRRGGWSQGDSGLSMADNLRYESKRKEIEETSREQIASIRRRKDEEIRKTLIGCELADPLYTKAESGLKTPPTAELFANAGDTLTVEVLDAYISGFTADAYHLVTEDTNSEAFTAEAGYRVTDIPEPIPTIVVHPSNSSTVQAYLSEVCQSTLGDTEPFFQETEPVDGHLEDADVVLRGYDNSIIAIAVCEEVDAEDGYHSEQLQEMLTAAGARFGVLVTNGASEPDDYDFYELVDLTGDSPPTEDAEAQVADQTVLQPCARSEFETGVTEQIEATGCPVVETQRLNEEEWANFSQVYPGLQADLFWQIKGVFNAECPLTEGQELSDSDYLRVSRDFPARPIVAGQRLTEDELASLNRTTQDLKTDKVWHITAVFDPACTLPVGEYVSDDDYQQARKSCSLTFSDIHVTDAEAREQIQRVEEMAQGRITTYTEEKERALQQLEMGDELKPGVIKRVKVYVASKRPISVGDKMAGRYGNKGVVAKILPAEDMPYLPDGTPVELVLNPLGVPSRMNVGQILEIHLGWACHELGIRVESPVFDGATEEEIFEELGKTTLPERSKQTGKSILFDGRTGAPFAQEVTVGYVYFLKLNHLVADKMHARSTGPYSLVTQQPLGGKAQHGGQRLGEMEVWALEAYGAAHTLQEMLTLKSDDVLGRREIYESVVKGLNPEPPGTPESFKVLVRELQTLGLHVSLDKDEE